The following is a genomic window from Actinomadura sp. WMMB 499.
GCGGATGGAACCGGCATCCGGCCGGCGGACGGGCCGGGTCGGCGGGCGCGCCGGTGATGCCGCCCCGCTCGTCCGGCTGGTCCAGGTTCACGTCCGAGGCCCGCACCAGCGCCGAGGCGTACGGATGCTGCGGTGCGCTGAGCAGTTGCTCAGCATCGTCGTCGTTGACCACCTGGCCGCAGTACATGGTCACGACGCGCGAGCACAGCGCGGAGACCACGCCCAGGTTGTGGGTGATGAGCAGGACCGCGAGGTCGAGCTCGCGCGCCAGCCGCCGCAGCAGGGAGATGACCTGGGCCTGGATGGTGACGTCCAGGGCGGTGGTCGGCTCGTCGGCCACCAACAGCCGGGGCCCGCAGGCGAGCGCCATGGCGATCAGGACCCGCTGGCACATGCCGCCCGACAGCTCGTGGACGTAGGCGTCCATGGTGCGCCGCGGGTTAGGCAGTCCGGCCAGGCCGAGCATGTCGACGGCCCGGCTCCGGGCGTCGGCGACGCGCACCGTCTCGTGCGCGCGGATGACGTCGACGATCTGCTTGCCCACGGGACGCGAGGGGTGCAGCGAGGCGCGCGGCTCCTGGAAGATCATGCTGATCTCGCTGCCGCGGATCCGGCGGAGGCGCTCCCCGTCGGCGCGGAGCATGTCCACGCCGTCGAAGCGGACGCTTCCCCGCACCGACGCGTTCGCCGGCAGCAGCCCCAGGAGGCTCAGCCCGGTCAGGGTCTTGCCGGACCCCGACTCGCCGACCAGCCCGACCAGCTCGCCGGACCGGATGCTCAGCGAGACCTCCGACAGCAGCCGGTTGCCGCCGATCGAGACGGATAGGTCGTCCACTTCGAGCAGTGCCGGTGCGGTTTCAGCGGCCGCACCCTCCCCTGGATCGAGGCTCGTCGTAGCCATCGGACCACCTCCGATCGAAGGAAATATGCATCGGCAGTGCATAAACTATTGTGGCCGCCGTCACAGCTGTCAAGGGGGTGATCGGTGAGCGCCGGGCCGTTCGCGCGATGGACCCCCACTGCGCGGGGCGTCCGAGCCATGCCCGGGCAGGAATATGCACGGTGCATGCAGAAGAACACTCCGCCGAGACGCATGTCAAGCATCAAAAGCGGAGGATTGGCAGGCGAACCCCTTCCGCGTTAATCTGCATCGGCGATGCATAAAGTCCGGGACCGTGCGGCCACGTCGCCGCGCCTGCCGGCACGGACGAGTCGTCGACGGAAGGACGCGCCCATGGGACGACGGTTGAGCATCGGCCGGCTCTTCGCCCACTTCGCCGCCACCAAGCCCGACGAGCCGGCCCTGGTCGACGGGGACGGCTCCGGGCAGATCACCTGGGCCGAACTGGACCGCCGCACCAACCGGCTGGCCCGCGCCTACGCCGCCGCGGGCGTCGGCAAGGACGACACGGTCGCGGTGGCGCTGCCCAATTCGGCCGAGCTGTTCTGCGCCTGCATAGCCACCTGGAAGCTCGGCGGCACGGTCCTGCCGCTGTCGCACAAGTTCCCTCCGGCGGAGCGCCGGCGGGTGCTCGACCTGGCCCGCCCCACCCTGCTCGTGGGCGATGAGGCGTCCGACGGCCTCGCCGCCTTCCCGGCGGGCTTCGTCCCGGACGCCGGGCTGGACGACGGCGAACTGCCCGACGTCGTCCCGACGTACTGGAAGGCGCTCACCTCCGGCGGCAGCACCGGCAAGCCCAAGCTCATCGTCAGCCACGACGACCCGTACTACGACCCCGGCTCCCTCAACGTCGGGTACATGCACCCCGACGGCGTGCACCTGGTGTGCGGCCCGCTGTACCACAACGCGGCGTTCGTCTACTCCGCCCGCGGGCTCTTCGCCGGCAACCGGCTCGTGATCATGCCGCGGTTCGACCCGGCGCGCGCCCTCGACCTCATCGAGGAGCACGGCGTCACGTGGCTCCAGCTGGTGCCCACGCACATGAACCGTCTCCGCCGCCTGCCCGCGGAACGCCTCGCCACGGCGGACGTCTCCTCGGTGCGCACCCTGCTCCACGTGGGCGGACCGTGCCCGCCCCGGCTGAAGCTCGAGTACATCGACTGGCTGGGGCCCGACCGCGTCGTCGAGATCTACGCGGGCACCGAGAGCCAGGGCATCACCTTCATCACGGGCCGGGAATGGCTGGAGCACCGCGGATCGGTCGGGCGTCCCATCCGCGGCACCCGCTTCGAGGTCCAGGACGGCGAGGGGCGCCCCGTGCCGCCGGGCACCGTGGGAGAGATCTTCCTCATGCCGCCCGACGGCCCGGGGACCACCTACCACTACGTCGGCGCCGAGCCGCGCAGCCGGGACGGCTGGGAATCGCTCGGCGACCTGGGCTGGTACGACGAGGACGGCTACCTCTACCTCGCCGACCGGTCCACCGACTGCATCGTCAGCGGCGGAGCCAACATCTACCCCGCGGAGATCGAGGGCGCGCTGGAGGCGCATCCCGGCGTCCATGCCTGCGCCGTGATCGGGCTGCCGGACGACGACCTGGGCCACCGCACCGTCGCGCTCGTCGAGCCGGCGCCCGGCGGCCCCGCGCCCGGCGCCGACGAGCTCGACGAGCACCTCCGGCCGCTGCTCGCACCGTACAAGCGGCCGCGCGCCTACGAGTTCGTCGACCGGGCCCTGCGCGACGAGGCCGGCAAGGTGCGCCGGTCCGCGCTGCGCACGGACCGGCTTCCGGGCGCGCCCGGCCACGGACGGCTCGTCATGCCCGGCCGGGGCCGGTGGCGCGTCCTGCGGACGGGCTCGGCCGCCGTCGACCGGCTGTTGCGGGTGCTCGACCTGGACCAGGCCGGCGAGCGCGCCTTCACCGGGACGAGCATGGAGCAGCCGGCGCACCGGGTCTTCGGCGGGCAGGTGCTCGCCCAGGCCGCCGTGGCGGCGGCGCGCACCGCCCCCGGCGACCTGGTGCTGCACTCGCTGCACGCCTACTTCGCCCGCGCCGGCGACCCCACCGCGCCGATCAGGTACGAGGTCACTCCCCTCCGCGCGGGCCGGTCGTTCCTCCTGCAGCGGGTCGACGCGCTGCAGGGGGCGGAGATCATCGGAACGGTGACCTGCTCGATGCAGCGCCCCGAGCCCGACCACCTCGCCCACCGGCTGCCCGAGCCCGGATCGTCCGTCCCGCCCGAGGACGCCCGCTCCCGCTACCCCTTCGCCGAGGGCGACGCCGAGGACGGGGTCCTGCCGGGCCCGGTCGAGTTGCGCGAGGGCGGCCACGGGGCCGACCCGCTCGCGCCGTCCGAGGTCTGGCTGCGCGTGCCGGCCGGGCTGCCCGACGATCCGCTGCTGCACAGCACCCTGGTCGTGTACATGTCCGACTACACCATCATGCGCGCGGCGTTCCGCGGGCATGCCGTGCGGCGGAACTCGACGACGGGCGCCAGCCTCGACCACGCCCTGTGGCTGCACCGCGCGGGACGTGCCGACCGGTGGCTGCACTACGTCTGCACGAGCCCCTCGGCCGGGGCGGCGCGCGCGCTCGGCCTGGGCTCCCTCTTCTCTTCGGAAGGCGGGCTCGTGGCGACCAGCGGCCAGGAGATGGTCATCCGCTTCCGCGCCGACCGGCCCGCGGCGACCGGCGAACGCGACGCGCCCGCACCCGCCGACGCGCCCGCACCCGCGGGCACGTCCACGGGTACCTCCACCACGACGTCCCCCCACCGCACCGACCACGCAGGAGAGTCCACACATGCCTGAGGCCGTCAACTCCGGCGACCGGGCCCTGGCGGGCCGCACGGCCGTCGTCACCGGCGCCAGCCGGGGCATCGGGCTGGCGATCGCCCGGCGCCTCGCCGACGACGGGGCCCGGGTGTGCGTCACCGGGCGCAAGCCCGACGCCCTCGCCGAGGCGGTCCAGGCCCTCGGCGGCCCCGGCCGCGCGATCGGCGTACCGGGGAACATCGGCGACGCCGGACACCGGGACGAGGTCGTCGAGCGCACCCTCGCCGCCTTCGGCAGCGTGGACCTGCTCGTCAACAACACCGGGATCAATCCGGTGCAGGGCCCGCTCATGGACCTCGACCTGGACGCCGCCCGCAAGATCACCGAAGTGAACGTCCTGGCCGCCCTGGCGATGGTGCAGCGGTGCCACGGCGCCTGGATGGGCGAGCACGGCGGCGCCGTGGTCAACGTCGTGTCGACGGCGGGGCTGCGGCCGTCGCCGGGAATCGCCTTCTACGGCGCCAGCAAGGCGATGCTCATCCACCTCACCAAGAACCTGGCGGGCGAGCTCGGCCCGGCGGTCCGGGTGAACGCGGTCGCCCCGGCCGTCGTCAAGACGCGGTTCGCGCGGGCGCTCTGGGAGGGGCGCGAGGACGACGTCGCGGCCCGGTACCCGCTGCGGCGGCTCGGCGTGCCCGAGGACGTCGCGGGCGCGGTCGCCTTCCTGCTGTCCGAGGACGCGTCGTGGGTGACCGGGCACACGGTGGTCCTCGACGGCGGCTCGACCATGGGCGGTGGCGCCTGATGCCGGGTCCGAGCGACGGTCCCGCCGGTCGTGCCGGTCCCGCCGGTCCCGTGCCCGGGCTGGACCTCGAACGGTTCTCGGCCTGGTACGAGCGGCACTGCCCGGGCGACCTCGGGTCGGCCGTGACCGCCCGGATGGTGTCCGGCGGGAAGTCCAACCTCACGTACGCGGTGTCCGACGGGGCCACCACGCGGATCGTGCGGCGGCCCCCGCTGGGCCACGTCCAGGCGACCGCGCACGACATGGCGCGGGAGTTCACGGTCATCGGCGCGCTCGCCGGCACCGCCGTCCCGGTCCCGCGGACCTTCGCCCTCTGCGAGGACGACGCGGTGCTCGGGGCCCCGTTCTACGTCATGGAGTACGTGCCCGGCACGGCGTACCGGCGCCGCGAGCAGCTCGAACCGCTCGGGCCCGAGCGCACCCGGCGCGTCGCGCTGGAGATGATCGGGGTCCTGGCCGGGCTGCACGCCGTGCGGCCCGACGCCGTCGGCCTGGCGGGGTTCGGCCGGCCCGCGGGGTTCCTCGCCCGGCAGGTGCGCCGGTGGGGACGCCAGCTCGACGGCTCCCGCACCCGCGACCTCCCCGACGCCGACACGCTGCTGCGCCGGCTCCAGGCGGGCGTCTCGGCCCGTACCGCGGGCGACGAGGCCGCGATCGTCCACGGCGACTACCGCCTGGACAACCTGCTGGTGCACGGGGACCGGGTCGCCGCGGTCATCGACTGGGAGATGGCGACCCTCGGCGATCCCCTCACGGACCTGGCGCTGCTGCTCGTCTACGACAAGCTGGCCGAGGTCTCGCGGGGCGCGAGCGACGCGACGGCGGGCCTGGCCCCCGGCTACCCGAGCGCGCAGGAGCGCCTCGACCACTACGAGCGGGCCAGCGGCAGGCGGCTCGGCGACCTCGAACTCCACCTGGGACTGGCGCACCTCAAACTCGCCGTCATCCTCGAGGGCATCCACTACCGACACCTCCAGGGCGGGACGGTCGGCGGCGGGTTCGACGGCGTCGGACGCTCGGTCGAGCCGCTGCTCGCCGCCGGGCTGGCCGCCACCCGGAGCCTGGCGACGAAGACGATCGGGCTCCGCGACTGACCCGGCCGGACGTACGCCGGGGCGAGTCCCGCGCCCCGGCGCACGGTGTCGTCAGCACGGTGTCGTCAGCACGGTGTCGTCAGCACGGTGTCGTCCCGCCCGTTTCCGGCCGCCGTCAGCGCGTCCGGGACACGGCGGGCCGGAACAGGCGTTCCATCGACTCCCCCAGCGCGCCGACGTCCCAGCGGGAGGTGCCGGAGATGACGCGGACCGGCTCGGGGTTGCTGTACAGGGTGACGTCGTAGCCGTTGGAGCCGATGACGCGGCCCGTCAGCCAGTCCGAGGACTCCCCGGCGAGGTAGGTCACCACCGGAGCGACGTTGTCGGCGGCGCGCTGGTCCTCGGTGACGGCGCGGGCCTTCTTCCGGTCGCCGGGGATCGAGGCGGTCATCCGGGTGGCGGCGACGGGCGAGATCGCGTTGGCCGTGACGCCGTACCGCGCCAGGCTGTTGGCGCAGGAATACGTCAGCCCGACGATGCCCATCTTCGCCGCGGCGTAGTTCGGCTGGCCGGGCGCGCCGTACAGCCCGGAGCCCGACGTGAAGTTGATGATGCGGAAGTGGCCGTCCGGGTCGCGCCGGTCGCGCCAGTGGGCGGCCGCCGGTTTGATCGTGTTGAAGTGGCCCTTCATGTGCACCCGGATGACGTCGTCCCACTCCTCCTCGGCCATGTTGAAGATCATCCGGTCGCGGAGGATGCCGGCCGTGTTGACCAGGACGTCGAGCTTGCCGAACCGCTCGACCGCCGTGCGCACCAGCCGCTCGCCGGTTTCGGGCAGCGAGACGTCGCCGTGGTCGGCCACCGCCGATCCGCCCGCGCGGGCGATCTCCGCGACCACCTCCCCGGCGGGCCCCTCGTCCGTTCCGCTCCCGTCCAGGTCCACGCCGAGGTCGTTCACCACGACGGCGGCGCCCTCCCGGGCGAAGAGGCGGGCGATCCCCGCACCGATGCCCCGTCCGCCGCCGGTGACGATCGCGACTCTTCCCTTCAGACCGCTCATGCGCCTCGCGTCCTCCGCTGTCTCGTTCCTTGGCCGTTCGCTGGACACCTGCTCGTTCACCGCAGCCCGGTCGTCCGCCGTGCTCCCGTCGTGGGCCTCCGGCGATCACCGCGTACTCGGCCGCGTCGCCGTCCTCGGACGGCCCGGTCACCACCAGGGCGTCGCCACCGCGGTTCCGGTGCCGTGGACGGTGGCCAATTTAGAACTGCATTCCAAAATGGACCCAACACCAGGGGCGGGGCGCCTGTCAACGGCTTGACATCTTGGACATGGCTGGCTAGTTCTAGAACAACATTCCAGTGTTCACGTGATCGGGTCGGCGGCAGGCGCCGGCGCCCGACGGACTTACGGACAGGAGCCGAGAGATGGCGCTCGATCACACACTCGTCGGGGTCCCGGGGGAGCCGGCCGAACGCTCGTGGAACGGCACCGACGCGCTGCTGTACGCGCTCGGTGTCGGGGCCGGAGCCGAGGACCCGCTGCAGGAGCTGGCGTTCACCACGGAGAACACCGAGGGGATCGCCCAGCAGGTGCTGCCGACCTTCGCCGTCCTGGCGGCCCAGGCGTCCGGGGGCCGGCGCCGGAAGCTGGGCGACTTCGACCCCGCCCGCCTGGTGCACGCCGACCAGGCGTTCCGACTCCACCGCCCGCTGCCCGTGGCGGGCTCGGTGACGGTGACGTCCACGGTCACCGAGATGCTCGACAAGGGACGCGGCGCGCTCGTGCGCACGGAGAGCGTCGCCACCGACGCGGACGGGCGGCCGCTGATCACCGCGCGCGGCGGCGCCTTCATCATGGGCGAAGGGGGCGCCGGCTCGGTGTCGGCCGAGCGCTCCGGGGACGAGGGCCCGGCCCTCGGCGACGAGCCCTGGACCCGGCCCGAGCGGGAGCCCGACCACCGCGTCGTCTACCGCACCCGGCCCGACCAGGCCCTGCTGTACCGGCTCAGCGGCGACCGCAACCCTCTGCATTCCGATCCCGCGTTCGCCGCGCGCGGCGGTTTCGACCGTCCGATCCTGCACGGCCTGTGCACCTACGGCTTCACCGGACGGGCGCTGCTGCACGAGCTCTGCGACTCCGACCCGGCGAGGTTCCACGCCATGTACGGCCGCTTCTCCCGGCCCGTCCTCCCCGGCGACACGCTCGTCGTGGACCTCTGGCGCGACGGCGAGGGCCGCGCCCTGTTCCAGACCCGGACCGAGGACGGCACGGTCGTCATCGACCGCGGGGTCGCCCGGCACTCCTGACGCGGCGGGGGCGGTGCCCGCGCCGGCGAAGGCGCGAACGTCCGGGAGGAACGCGTCCCGTAGCCTGGTCCACGCCTTCTCCGAGGCCACGATCCGACACGAAACGGGGCACCCTCGATGCCACGACAGACCACCTCAGGCTCGTCGCCGGGCGGTGGCAGCCGGAAGTGGCGCTCGACCGAGATCGTGCGCGCCGAGATCCTCGACGCCGCCCGGGAGGTCTTCGCGCTGCGGGGCTTCGCCGCGGCCGGCGTCAACGAGGTCGTGGAGCGGTCCGGGGCGAGCGTCGGCAGCATCTATCACCACTTCGGCAGCAAGACCGACATCTTCATGGCGCTGTGGGAGCGGCACAACGCCGAGCAGGTCGCCATCGCGCGCCAAGGGGTGCTCGACGCGCAGGCCGCCGGCGTGACCGACCCCTTCGACCTTCTCGCCGCGGGCGCGCGCGCCTACCTCGAGGCCACCTGGTCCCGCCGCGATCTCGTGCGCGTCTTCCAGGACGGCGACACCCCGCCGGGCTTCACCGAGGAGCAGCGCCGCAGCGGCCGTTCGTGGCTCAACCGCAACTTCCGCCTCCTCGGCGCCACCGACGAGCCGGTCAACCGCGTCCTCGTGTGGCTGGTCACCAGCTACATCGGGGAGGCGCGCCGCGAGATCAGCAGGCAGCGCACCCCGCGGGCGGCGCGCGAGCAGGTGGAGGCGATGCTGGAGGTGCTGGAGCGGATGCGGCCGCTCCTGGCCGACGCCGACGGCATCCGGCTCGTCGTCCGGGACGACGAGCCGCACTGAGCGACGAGCCGCACTGAGAAACGAACCGCGCTGAGCGACGACGGGCCCCGCCGGTCACCCGGCGGGGCCCGTCACCGCGTCCCGTCACCGCGTCCCGTCACCGCGTCCCGTCACCGCGTCCCGTCACCGCGTCCCGCCGCGCCCGGCCCGCGGTCCCGTCACAGGCCCAAACGGTCGGCCAGCCGGAGCCGGAAGGCCCTGGTGTCCCCGAAGAGCACCTGGCACGCCTTGGCGCGCTTGAGGTACAGGTGCGCGTCGTGCTCCCAGGTGAAACCGATACCGCCGTGGATCTGCACGTTCTCCGCGGCGGCGCGGAAGAGCGCCTCCGCCCCCGCGGCCTTCGCCAGGACCGCGACCACCGGCACTTCCTCCGGGGAGGCCCCGCACGCCCACGCGGCGTACCGGGCGCAGGAGCGCGCGCCCTCGATCTCGACCAGGACCTCGGCGCACTTGTGCTTGACGGCCTGGAAGGAGCCGATCGGGCGGCCGAACTGCTCGCGCCGCATCGCGTAGGACACGGACGCGTCCAGGCATGCCTGGGCGGCGCCCACCGTCTCCGCCGCGAGCAGCACGCACGCCCGGTCGAGGGCGGCGTCGAGCAGGGCGCGCCCGGCGCCCTCCTCCCCCACCAGGGTGCCCGGCGCGCCGTCCAGGACGAGATCGGCGAGGCCCCGGGTCGGGTCGAGCGCCCGTACCCGCCGCCGGTCCACGCCGGGCCCGGCGGCATCGACGGCGAACACCGACGGACCCGCCGGAGCATCGGCGACCACCAGGCACAGGTCCGCGGCGAGCCCGTCGAGGACGAGCGCCACCCGGCCGTCGACGAACCAGCCCGCTCCCGGACGCCGGACCGCCGTCGCGGCTCCGCCGACCGCGTCCCACGGCGCTCCCGGCGCGAGCCAGCCGACCGTGGCGACGGTCGTCCCGGCGGCGATGCCCGGCAGGTACCGGGCCTGGGCGTCGCCGTCGCCCGCCGCCACCAGCAGGGGGGCCGCGAGACCGAGGGTCGCCAGCAGGGGGCCCGGCAGCAGGACCCGGCCCGCCTCCTCGAAGACGTGCGCGAGCGTCTGCACGTCGACCCCGCTCCCGCCGTACTCCCCGGGCACGCCGATGCCCTGCACGCCGAGGTCGGCGGCGAGGGCGCGCCAGACGTCCGCGTCATGGGGCACCTCCCCCGCCATCAGCTCGCGGGCCCGCCGCACCGGGGAGCGGGCGTCGAGGAACCGGCCGACGGCGGTGCGCAGGTCTTCCTGCTCGGTGGTGACCGCGAGGCTCATCGGCCCGCCCCCTTGCGCTCCTTGGGGAGCCCCAGAACCCGCTCCGCGATGATGTTGCGTTGCACTTCCGCCGTCCCGCCCCAGATCGTCCCGGATCTGGACGAGAGGAACTGCTCCTGCCAGTACCCGAGCCCCTCCTCCCCGGTGCCCCCGGCGGTGAGGGCTTCGGGCCCCAGCAGGTCCACGGCGATCTCGCCGAACCGGCTGGCGTACTCCGACCACCGGATCTTGGTGACGGAGCCGTTCTCGGCGCGCGCGGACGGGTCCTGCCCCGCCGCGAGGGCCGCCAGCAACTGGAGGCCGGAGAACCGCATCGTCTCGATCTGGGTCCAGGCCCAGGCGAGCTTCTCCCGGACGGCCGGGTCGTCCGTCAGGCCCCGGGCCCGCGCCTCCTCGACGACGGCCCAGAAGTCGCGCGCGTAGCCGACGTGGGCGATCGTCGCGCGGTTGCCCCGCTCGTGCCCGAGCGTGGTGACCGTGACCCGCCAGCCCTGGTGGAGGCCGCCGATGACGTTGAACAGCGGGACCCGCGCCCCGTCGAGGAACGTCTCGGCGAAGCCGCTGCGGCCGGTGAGCTGGCGGATCGGGCGGAACTCGATGCCGGTGCCCGGCCCGTTCTCGGCGACCGGCAGCAGGACGTAGCTGATGCCCGCGTGCTTGGCCGCGTCCGGGTCCGTCCGGACCAGGCAGAACATCATCGTGGACTCGTAGTAGCCCGACGTCCACACCTTCTGGCCGCTGATGACGAGCTCGTCGCCGTCGACGACCCCGGACGTTCGCAGGCCGGCGAGGTCGGACCCGGCCTCCGGCTCGGAGAAGCCCTGGCAGTACACGTGCTCTCCCGAGATGATCCGCGGGAGGAAGTACGCCTTCTGCTCCTCGGTGCCGTGCGCGATGATGGCCGGTCCGACGGTCGTCTCGGCGCGTCCCCGGGTCACCCGCGGCACGCCCGCCCGGTCGAACTCCTCGTTCATGATCGCAACTTCCACGGGGCTCAGGCCCCGGCCGCCGTACTCCCGCGGCCAGGCGACGCACATGTAGCCCGCCTCGCACAGCACGTCCCCCCACGCCTTGAGCGCCGCGGCGTGAGGGCTGCCCTGCACCGCGGGCCAGCCGACGCCGCGCAGTTCCGGCGGCGCGTGCTCGCTCAGCCAGGCACGGAACTCGCGCCGGAACTCCTCGGCCTCCGGGCCCGGATCGACGGCGGCGGCCGTCGACCGCGCGGCGCGGTACACCGTCCGACTGTCGGTCATCAGGGCATCTCTCCTCTGTGGATCATCATCGGTCCCCCCTCGCGCGGATACGCCTTCACGCGGACGCGGCTTCGGTGCGCCGTCACGGGGCCGGGTCGGGGCGCACGCGGCGCGGGCCGCGGGCCGGCGGGTCGCCGATCACGGGTTCGTCGGTCACCGTCCCGCTCGCGCGCAGCTCGGCGACCTCGGCCTCGGTCAGCCCCAGCAGGCCGGTCAGCACCGCCTCGTTGTGCTGCCCGAAGAGGGGCGCGGGCCTCCGCAGCCCGCCGGGCGTGCGGTCGAGCCGGAAGGCGAGACCGGGATAGACGTGGGTCCCGGCCTCGGGGTGGGTCACGGTGGACAGGAAGCCGCAGGCACGCAGGCCCGGGTCGGCGGCCACCTCGGTCCCGTCCTGGACGGGGGCCGCCGGGACTCCCGCCGCCTGGAGCGTGCGGGCCGCCTCGCCCTTGCCGCGCGTCCGCGTCCAGGCCGCCACCGCGTCCTCCAGCTCTCCCTGGTGGGCGAGGCGCCCGGCGAGCGTCGCGAACCGCTCGTCGGCGGCGAGGTCGGGACGGTCGAGGACGCGGCAGAGGGCGCTCCACTCGTCGTCCCCGCGCACCGCGACGGCGACCCACTCGTCGTCCCCCGCCGCGGGGAACGCCTGGTGCGGCGCGGCGTCCGGCACGTGGTTGCCGTCCGGGGCGGGCGACCGGCCCGACTCGACCTGGTCGAGGACGAACTCCCCGATCCAGTGCGCCGCGGCCTCGGTCTGCGGCACCTCCACGTGGCACCCGGCACCGTCGTGCGCGCGCAGCTCCAGGGCCGTGAGGACGGCCGCGGCCGCGTTCAGGCCGCCGATCGGGTCGAGGATCGCCGGTCCCGTGAGCACGGGCTCGTCGTCGTCGCCGTACCCGATCAGCGCGGCCATGCCGCACGCCGCCTCCATCGTCTTGCCCATGCCCTGATGGCTCGACATGGGCCCGGTCGACCCGAACGCCGGCATCTCCACGACGATGATCCGCTCGTTGATCGCGGCGAGTTCGTCGTAGCCGATGCCGAGGCGGTCCAGCACGCCGGGGGTGAAGTTCGCGACCAGGACGTCGCTCACCGCCGCCAGCCGCCGCAGGACGTCCAGCCCGCCGGGCTTCTTCAGGTCCAGCGACAGCGAGAGCTTGTCGTGGCCCTGGGTGTTGAAGAGCAGGTTGCGGTTGTAGGGTTTCGCGCCCTGATCCAGGTCAGGGTAGTGGTGGGGCGGCCCGCCGGTCAGGAACCCGCGCCAGCCGTCGGGACGGCGCGGTGGCTCGACCTTGACGACCTCGGCTCCGAGCCACGCCAGGCTGCGCGTCGCCATCGGCCCGGCCCACGCCGTCGTCATGTCGATCACTCGGACACCGGCCAGCGGCCCGGTCCCGCCGGGCTCCGGGGCCGTCCCCTTCTCGCCGGTCACCGGTCCTCCCCTCCTGTCGCGGGCGCCGCCCGTTCCGGGGCGGGCGTGTCGGCGAGGTAGGGCGAGCCGGAGACGCGGAAGACCGGCCCGAGGGCGTGCTCCCCGCCGCCGTCGCGCGGGTGCCGCAGGGTGCGGACGACGCCCCGGCCCCGCCACTGCTCCGACGCCACCAGCTCCTCCGGCGTCCAGACCCGCTCGCAGCTGATCCGCAGCTCCTGCGCGCGGGCCACCACCTCCCCGGTCGTCATCCGCAGCGCGCGATCC
Proteins encoded in this region:
- a CDS encoding acyl-CoA dehydrogenase family protein — encoded protein: MSLAVTTEQEDLRTAVGRFLDARSPVRRARELMAGEVPHDADVWRALAADLGVQGIGVPGEYGGSGVDVQTLAHVFEEAGRVLLPGPLLATLGLAAPLLVAAGDGDAQARYLPGIAAGTTVATVGWLAPGAPWDAVGGAATAVRRPGAGWFVDGRVALVLDGLAADLCLVVADAPAGPSVFAVDAAGPGVDRRRVRALDPTRGLADLVLDGAPGTLVGEEGAGRALLDAALDRACVLLAAETVGAAQACLDASVSYAMRREQFGRPIGSFQAVKHKCAEVLVEIEGARSCARYAAWACGASPEEVPVVAVLAKAAGAEALFRAAAENVQIHGGIGFTWEHDAHLYLKRAKACQVLFGDTRAFRLRLADRLGL
- a CDS encoding acyl-CoA dehydrogenase family protein produces the protein MTDSRTVYRAARSTAAAVDPGPEAEEFRREFRAWLSEHAPPELRGVGWPAVQGSPHAAALKAWGDVLCEAGYMCVAWPREYGGRGLSPVEVAIMNEEFDRAGVPRVTRGRAETTVGPAIIAHGTEEQKAYFLPRIISGEHVYCQGFSEPEAGSDLAGLRTSGVVDGDELVISGQKVWTSGYYESTMMFCLVRTDPDAAKHAGISYVLLPVAENGPGTGIEFRPIRQLTGRSGFAETFLDGARVPLFNVIGGLHQGWRVTVTTLGHERGNRATIAHVGYARDFWAVVEEARARGLTDDPAVREKLAWAWTQIETMRFSGLQLLAALAAGQDPSARAENGSVTKIRWSEYASRFGEIAVDLLGPEALTAGGTGEEGLGYWQEQFLSSRSGTIWGGTAEVQRNIIAERVLGLPKERKGAGR
- a CDS encoding CaiB/BaiF CoA-transferase family protein, producing MTGEKGTAPEPGGTGPLAGVRVIDMTTAWAGPMATRSLAWLGAEVVKVEPPRRPDGWRGFLTGGPPHHYPDLDQGAKPYNRNLLFNTQGHDKLSLSLDLKKPGGLDVLRRLAAVSDVLVANFTPGVLDRLGIGYDELAAINERIIVVEMPAFGSTGPMSSHQGMGKTMEAACGMAALIGYGDDDEPVLTGPAILDPIGGLNAAAAVLTALELRAHDGAGCHVEVPQTEAAAHWIGEFVLDQVESGRSPAPDGNHVPDAAPHQAFPAAGDDEWVAVAVRGDDEWSALCRVLDRPDLAADERFATLAGRLAHQGELEDAVAAWTRTRGKGEAARTLQAAGVPAAPVQDGTEVAADPGLRACGFLSTVTHPEAGTHVYPGLAFRLDRTPGGLRRPAPLFGQHNEAVLTGLLGLTEAEVAELRASGTVTDEPVIGDPPARGPRRVRPDPAP